A single region of the Streptomyces sp. NBC_00236 genome encodes:
- a CDS encoding GNAT family N-acetyltransferase: MTQLGTEVQVRPGVESDLGALTDIYNHYVRETALTFDVTPFTPEQRLPWLRSHPEDGPHRLLVAQDVRHADGGAGARILGYATSSAFRPKAAYSTSVEVSVYCSPDATGRGIGTLLYTALFEALAGEDLRRAYAGITQPNDSSVRLHERFGFRPIGTYTEVGRKFDRYWDVAWYEKQLGPQT; this comes from the coding sequence ATGACACAGCTGGGCACGGAAGTGCAGGTCAGGCCGGGCGTCGAGAGCGATCTGGGCGCTCTGACGGACATCTACAACCATTACGTACGTGAGACCGCCCTCACATTCGACGTAACCCCCTTCACCCCCGAGCAGCGCCTGCCGTGGCTGCGCTCCCATCCTGAAGACGGCCCGCACCGGCTTCTGGTTGCCCAGGACGTCCGCCATGCGGACGGAGGGGCCGGGGCCCGGATCCTGGGCTACGCGACCAGCAGCGCGTTCCGCCCCAAGGCGGCGTACTCCACCTCCGTCGAGGTGAGCGTCTACTGCTCCCCCGACGCCACGGGCCGCGGCATCGGCACTCTCCTCTACACGGCACTCTTCGAGGCCCTCGCCGGTGAGGACCTGCGTCGCGCGTACGCGGGCATCACCCAGCCCAACGACTCCTCGGTCCGGCTGCACGAACGCTTCGGGTTCCGTCCCATCGGCACGTACACGGAGGTCGGCCGGAAGTTCGACCGGTACTGGGACGTGGCCTGGTACGAGAAACAACTGGGACCGCAGACCTAG
- a CDS encoding MarR family winged helix-turn-helix transcriptional regulator yields the protein MEYMTTASTGGPRWLTDEERRVWRAYLHATTLLEDHLDRQLQRDAGMPHIYYGLLVQLAQAPRRRLRMTELARNAKITRSRLSHAVARLEKSGWVRREDCPSDKRGQNAVLTQEGYEMLRRSAPGHVSAVRQAMFDRLTPEQVHTLGEIMQVMAAGLQPEGTDADLPWLR from the coding sequence GTGGAGTACATGACCACGGCATCCACCGGTGGGCCGCGCTGGCTCACCGACGAAGAACGGCGCGTCTGGCGTGCGTATCTCCACGCCACCACGCTCCTGGAGGATCACCTCGACCGCCAGTTGCAACGTGATGCCGGCATGCCGCACATCTACTACGGGCTGCTCGTCCAGCTCGCCCAGGCACCCCGCCGCCGACTGCGGATGACCGAACTGGCCAGGAACGCCAAGATCACCCGCTCCCGGCTCTCGCACGCCGTCGCCCGGCTGGAGAAGAGCGGCTGGGTGCGCCGCGAGGACTGCCCCTCCGACAAGCGCGGCCAGAACGCGGTCCTCACCCAGGAGGGCTACGAGATGCTCCGCCGCTCCGCCCCCGGGCACGTCAGCGCCGTACGCCAGGCGATGTTCGACCGGCTCACCCCCGAGCAGGTACACACGCTCGGCGAGATCATGCAGGTCATGGCGGCCGGGCTCCAGCCGGAGGGCACCGACGCGGA
- a CDS encoding MFS transporter, with protein MTSSASQPSPTAVPTASPDPSDRRRWFALAIVMTAAFMDLVDVTIVNIAIPSIKADTGASFSSIQWITAGYALAFAAGLITGGRLGDIYGRKRLFLIGIGGFTVASALCGFAANPEMLVASRILQGGTAALMVPQVLSIVHATFPAHERGKVFGLFGAIVGLGAVSGPLLGALLTEWNIAGLEWRPIFLINLPVGIAGLILGRKFITESKAPQALRLDLVGVVLVTLGMLMLIYPLTRGEELGWPLWGYLSMAGSIVVFAGLVLFERVKARRDGSPLVELSLFRVKSFAAGIAVQLTFGIGLGIFFLVWTLYMQEGLGWSALRAGTTGIPFSIAVSFAAGISVQKLVPRFGRKVLQAGALLMIAGLLLYIWESGRYGMAITSWQMALPLVVMGVGMGLIVAPLADAVLSEVPKEHAGSASGLFNTVQQMGNALGLALVSVVFFGAMGDKLTPPEIGPAFADAFEQSLWWVAGVLAVIFLVMFALPARPKQHVEGGDESAEPFEEPAKEPVLTH; from the coding sequence ATGACTTCTTCCGCATCCCAGCCGTCGCCGACGGCCGTTCCCACGGCGTCCCCGGACCCGTCGGACCGCCGACGGTGGTTCGCGCTGGCCATCGTGATGACCGCGGCCTTCATGGACCTGGTCGACGTCACGATCGTCAACATCGCCATCCCGAGCATCAAGGCGGACACCGGAGCCTCGTTCAGCTCGATCCAGTGGATCACCGCCGGGTACGCCCTGGCCTTCGCCGCCGGTCTGATCACCGGTGGCCGGCTCGGTGACATCTACGGTCGCAAGCGGCTCTTCCTCATCGGGATCGGCGGCTTCACCGTGGCCTCCGCGCTCTGCGGATTCGCCGCCAACCCGGAGATGCTCGTCGCCTCGCGCATCCTCCAGGGCGGCACGGCCGCACTGATGGTGCCGCAGGTGCTGTCCATCGTGCACGCCACGTTCCCGGCGCACGAGCGCGGCAAGGTCTTCGGCCTCTTCGGCGCGATCGTCGGCCTCGGCGCCGTGTCCGGCCCGCTGCTCGGCGCACTGCTCACCGAGTGGAACATCGCCGGTCTGGAATGGCGCCCGATCTTCCTGATCAACCTGCCGGTCGGCATCGCGGGTCTGATCCTGGGCCGCAAGTTCATCACCGAGTCCAAGGCGCCGCAGGCGCTCCGCCTCGACCTGGTCGGTGTGGTGCTGGTGACGCTGGGGATGCTCATGCTCATCTACCCGCTGACCCGCGGCGAGGAACTGGGCTGGCCGCTCTGGGGCTACCTGTCGATGGCCGGCAGCATCGTGGTCTTCGCCGGCCTCGTGCTGTTCGAGCGGGTGAAGGCGCGCCGGGACGGTTCGCCGCTGGTCGAGCTGTCGCTGTTCCGGGTCAAGAGCTTCGCCGCGGGCATCGCCGTGCAGCTGACCTTCGGCATCGGCCTCGGGATCTTCTTCCTGGTCTGGACGCTGTACATGCAGGAGGGGCTCGGCTGGAGCGCGCTGCGGGCCGGTACGACCGGTATCCCGTTCTCGATCGCCGTCTCGTTCGCCGCCGGTATCTCCGTGCAGAAACTGGTGCCGCGCTTCGGTCGCAAGGTGCTCCAGGCGGGGGCGCTGCTCATGATCGCCGGTCTGCTGCTCTACATCTGGGAGTCCGGCCGCTACGGCATGGCGATCACGTCCTGGCAGATGGCGCTGCCGCTGGTGGTCATGGGTGTCGGGATGGGGCTGATCGTCGCCCCGCTGGCCGACGCGGTGCTGTCCGAGGTGCCGAAGGAGCACGCGGGATCGGCCTCCGGACTGTTCAACACGGTGCAGCAGATGGGCAACGCGCTGGGGCTCGCCCTGGTCTCGGTCGTCTTCTTCGGGGCGATGGGCGACAAGCTGACGCCGCCGGAGATCGGTCCGGCGTTCGCCGACGCCTTCGAGCAGTCGCTGTGGTGGGTGGCCGGTGTGCTCGCGGTGATCTTCCTGGTGATGTTCGCGCTGCCGGCCCGTCCGAAGCAGCACGTGGAGGGTGGCGACGAGAGCGCCGAGCCGTTCGAGGAGCCGGCCAAGGAGCCGGTGCTGACGCACTGA
- a CDS encoding questin oxidase family protein — protein sequence MDLTRHTPPDTSGTLDEALERLHAFGPERGGWLSNHAPMAVEALVRHGGAPGVHRWLDHYRAKLEDMPDRVAEVTPDNWRQALGDPRRIADWAVYFERETADRPWREVLAEWWPRLLPGIAAGATHPVIRVGHSVRTLLGAPETAPRVTELAHALGYWAARYQPLPPLSPLAPAANAAGALDAVAPVPDQSGGIRHRLDQLTAFPAWPGQLVDGPEAARARLEELVRAATHRYAAYGYGEPIMLVHAATAPNAVLRALPALPRELWTPSLAAAWAASAAVTAAYSPARPAERAAVSGGLSPEEVFARAAAHGDDHTIKFTDTALDVGDATALAAALRSVELNPSAF from the coding sequence ATGGACCTCACGAGGCACACCCCGCCCGACACCTCAGGAACCCTCGACGAAGCACTGGAGCGGCTTCACGCCTTCGGCCCCGAGCGCGGCGGCTGGCTGAGCAACCACGCCCCGATGGCCGTCGAGGCGCTGGTGCGCCACGGCGGGGCGCCCGGAGTGCACCGCTGGCTGGACCACTACCGGGCGAAGCTGGAGGACATGCCGGACCGGGTCGCCGAGGTGACCCCGGACAACTGGCGGCAGGCGCTGGGCGACCCGCGGCGCATCGCCGACTGGGCGGTGTACTTCGAGCGGGAGACGGCGGACCGGCCCTGGCGCGAGGTCCTCGCCGAGTGGTGGCCGCGGCTGCTGCCCGGCATCGCCGCCGGGGCCACGCACCCGGTGATCCGGGTCGGTCACAGCGTGCGCACCCTGCTGGGCGCGCCGGAGACCGCGCCCCGGGTGACCGAGCTGGCCCACGCGCTCGGCTACTGGGCGGCCCGCTACCAGCCGCTGCCCCCGCTGTCCCCGCTCGCCCCGGCAGCCAACGCCGCCGGCGCACTGGACGCCGTGGCACCGGTCCCCGATCAGAGCGGCGGCATCCGGCACCGGCTGGACCAGCTGACCGCGTTCCCGGCGTGGCCGGGGCAGCTCGTGGACGGCCCCGAAGCCGCTCGTGCCCGGCTGGAGGAACTGGTGCGGGCCGCCACCCACCGCTACGCGGCGTACGGATACGGCGAGCCGATCATGCTGGTGCACGCCGCCACCGCACCCAACGCCGTGCTGCGGGCCCTGCCCGCGCTCCCCCGCGAGCTGTGGACGCCGAGCCTGGCGGCCGCCTGGGCGGCGAGCGCGGCGGTCACGGCCGCGTACTCCCCGGCCCGGCCCGCCGAGCGCGCGGCCGTGTCCGGCGGGCTGTCCCCGGAAGAGGTCTTCGCGCGGGCGGCCGCGCACGGCGACGACCACACCATCAAGTTCACCGACACCGCCCTGGACGTCGGTGACGCGACCGCGCTGGCCGCCGCGCTCCGGTCGGTGGAGCTGAACCCGTCGGCATTCTGA
- a CDS encoding sigma-70 family RNA polymerase sigma factor, with the protein MATRAVARRSSATGGTNRASSVRAAGGEIADRDLVGMYLDEIARTPLLDAAKEVELSQTLEAGVFAQQVLDGAVESEAGGASREELEALVAEGERAKDIFIRSNLRLVVAVARRYPRAGLPLLDLIQEGNAGLVRAVEKFDYAKGFKFSTYATWWIRQAITRSIADQSRTIRLPVHLVEELGRIRRVQREFNRENGRDPEHSEIAAELDSTTSRVSDVLDWARDPVSLNMSVDDAGDTQFGDLLEDTSAVSPEQSVMTLLRSEELEELIGKLDHRTASIIRMRYGIEDGRERTLTEVGKQHGLTRERIRQIEKHALLELKRMAHDTGFDAAA; encoded by the coding sequence ATGGCAACCCGTGCCGTCGCCCGACGTTCGTCCGCCACCGGCGGGACCAACCGGGCAAGCAGTGTTCGCGCCGCGGGCGGGGAGATCGCCGATCGCGACCTGGTCGGCATGTACCTGGACGAGATCGCGCGCACGCCGCTGCTCGATGCCGCCAAGGAGGTCGAGCTGTCGCAGACGCTGGAAGCAGGCGTTTTCGCGCAGCAGGTCCTCGACGGTGCGGTGGAGAGCGAAGCCGGCGGGGCCTCGCGCGAGGAGCTGGAGGCGCTGGTCGCCGAGGGCGAGCGCGCCAAGGACATATTCATCCGTTCCAACCTCCGACTCGTCGTTGCCGTCGCCCGCCGCTATCCGAGGGCCGGGCTGCCCCTGCTCGACCTGATCCAGGAGGGCAACGCGGGCCTGGTGCGCGCGGTCGAGAAGTTCGACTACGCCAAGGGCTTCAAGTTCTCCACGTATGCGACGTGGTGGATCCGGCAGGCCATCACCCGTTCCATAGCCGACCAGTCCCGCACGATCCGGCTCCCCGTCCACCTGGTGGAGGAGCTCGGCCGGATCCGTCGTGTCCAGCGCGAGTTCAACCGTGAGAACGGTCGCGATCCCGAGCACTCGGAGATCGCCGCCGAGCTGGACTCGACCACGTCGCGGGTCAGCGACGTCCTGGACTGGGCCCGTGACCCGGTCAGTCTGAACATGTCGGTGGACGACGCCGGCGACACACAGTTCGGTGACCTCCTGGAGGACACCTCCGCGGTGTCGCCCGAGCAGTCCGTGATGACGCTGCTGCGCAGTGAGGAGCTGGAGGAGCTGATCGGCAAGCTCGACCACCGCACCGCATCGATCATCCGTATGCGGTACGGCATCGAGGACGGCCGTGAGCGGACCCTGACCGAGGTGGGCAAGCAGCACGGGCTCACCCGCGAGCGGATCCGCCAGATCGAGAAGCACGCACTGCTCGAACTGAAGCGAATGGCTCACGACACGGGCTTTGACGCTGCGGCGTGA
- a CDS encoding helix-turn-helix transcriptional regulator, whose protein sequence is MTDTPARLLNLLSLLQTPREWPGSELADRLDVSARTIRRDIDRLRDLGYPVEASRGSVGGYRLVAGTAMPPLLLDDEEAVAIAVGLRAGAGHAIEGVDEASVRALAKLEQVLPSRLRHRVSTLQNATMPLARGDGSTIDPQTLTVMASAVTGRERLRFGYRAGDGAETRRQVEPYRLVSTGWRWYLVAYDLEREDWRTFRVDRVSDPFATGARFTPRELPTGDAAEFLSRSMARLQPELEVDVSFAAPAEFVASRLPASMGPLEQNGEHGCRLRAVLTDSLEWVALRLALVDCEFTAHRPPQLVTYLNDLGGRLTRAAAPGS, encoded by the coding sequence ATGACCGACACCCCGGCACGACTGCTGAATCTGCTGTCACTGCTCCAGACGCCGCGCGAGTGGCCGGGCAGTGAACTCGCCGACCGCCTCGACGTCAGCGCCCGCACCATCCGCCGCGACATCGACCGGCTCCGTGACCTGGGCTATCCCGTCGAGGCTTCGCGCGGCTCGGTCGGCGGCTACCGCCTCGTGGCCGGTACGGCGATGCCGCCGCTGCTGCTGGACGACGAGGAGGCGGTGGCCATCGCGGTGGGACTGCGGGCCGGGGCCGGCCACGCCATCGAGGGCGTCGACGAGGCCTCCGTACGGGCGCTGGCCAAGCTGGAACAGGTGCTGCCCTCACGGCTGCGCCACCGGGTCTCCACCCTGCAGAACGCGACGATGCCGCTGGCCCGGGGCGACGGCTCGACCATCGACCCGCAGACGCTGACCGTGATGGCGTCGGCGGTCACCGGGCGGGAGCGGCTGCGGTTCGGGTACCGGGCGGGGGACGGCGCGGAGACGCGACGGCAGGTGGAGCCGTACCGCCTGGTCAGCACGGGGTGGCGCTGGTATCTCGTCGCGTACGACCTGGAGCGGGAGGACTGGCGCACGTTCCGGGTCGACCGGGTGAGCGACCCGTTCGCAACAGGAGCCCGTTTCACACCGCGTGAGCTGCCCACCGGCGATGCGGCGGAGTTCCTCAGCCGCTCCATGGCGCGCCTCCAGCCGGAGCTGGAGGTCGACGTGAGCTTCGCGGCCCCCGCCGAGTTCGTCGCCTCACGGCTGCCCGCCTCGATGGGTCCGCTGGAGCAGAACGGCGAGCACGGCTGCCGGCTGCGGGCGGTGCTGACCGACTCGCTGGAATGGGTGGCCCTGCGCCTCGCACTGGTGGACTGCGAGTTCACCGCGCACCGGCCGCCTCAGCTGGTGACGTATCTGAACGACCTGGGCGGCAGGCTCACCCGCGCGGCGGCGCCCGGCTCATAG
- a CDS encoding dioxygenase family protein, translated as MTVTAERMPALYLSHGAPPLADDPVWPGELAAWSAGLPRPTAILMVSAHWEEAPLALGATETVPLVYDFWGFPEHYYQVRYAAPGAPALAESVRKLLRGAGTPVQDIPDRGLDHGAYVPLVEMFPGADIPVLQISMPTLDPQKLMDIGRKLAPLRDEGVLIVGSGFFTHNLAALRHTGGGVPGWSAEFDDWGQRALQAQDIDALLDFEHKSPAGRLAHPRTEHFAPLFVTLGAAEEELGQGRSVIDGFWMGLAKRSVQFG; from the coding sequence ATGACAGTCACAGCGGAGCGCATGCCCGCCCTCTATCTCTCCCACGGCGCACCGCCGCTGGCCGACGACCCCGTCTGGCCCGGCGAACTGGCCGCCTGGTCCGCCGGGCTGCCGCGCCCCACCGCGATCCTCATGGTCTCCGCCCACTGGGAGGAGGCCCCGCTCGCGCTGGGAGCCACCGAGACGGTCCCGCTGGTCTACGACTTCTGGGGCTTCCCCGAGCACTACTACCAGGTGCGGTACGCCGCGCCGGGCGCCCCCGCACTGGCCGAGAGCGTCCGCAAGCTGCTGCGCGGCGCCGGTACGCCGGTCCAGGACATCCCGGACCGCGGGCTCGACCACGGGGCGTACGTCCCCCTGGTGGAGATGTTCCCCGGGGCCGACATCCCGGTCCTGCAGATTTCCATGCCGACGCTGGACCCGCAGAAGCTGATGGACATCGGGCGCAAGCTCGCGCCGCTGCGCGACGAGGGCGTCCTGATCGTCGGCAGCGGCTTCTTCACACACAACCTGGCCGCGCTGCGGCACACGGGCGGCGGCGTGCCCGGCTGGTCCGCGGAGTTCGACGACTGGGGACAGCGCGCGCTCCAGGCGCAGGACATCGACGCGCTGCTGGACTTCGAGCACAAGTCCCCGGCCGGCCGCCTCGCCCACCCGCGCACCGAGCACTTCGCCCCCCTCTTCGTCACGCTCGGGGCGGCGGAGGAGGAGCTGGGGCAGGGACGCAGCGTCATCGACGGGTTCTGGATGGGGCTGGCCAAGCGCTCGGTGCAGTTCGGCTGA